The DNA segment CCACGGCCCTGAACGGGGGGCTCTCGTACATCCTTTCCCGTTCCTCGCGGGAGAACGGCTCCATTGCCCTAGAGGGGGATGCCAAGCACCTACTTTCTGACGTCATATCGTCCATAGGCATCGTCATCGGCCTGTTCCTGGCCAAGATCACCGGCTGGTATATCCTGGACCCCATCCTCGCTCTGATCGTCGCCGCTCTGCTGGTGCGCATGGCCATCTCCGTGCTGAAAAAGACCACCAGCGACCTGATGGACCACAGCCTCCCGGAGATCGAGGTCATCATCGAGGACGTGCTGAAAAAACAACAGGGTTTCCTGCAATACCACGACCTGAAGACCCGCCACGTCGGCGATTGCGTCTACGCGGAAATGCACATATGCGTTCACGCGGATAGCACGGTAGCCGAGGCCCACGATCTCACGGAGAGGATCGAGGAGGCCCTGCGTGAAAAGGTGCCGAGCATCGTGGTCAGCATCCACATGGAAACGGAAAGGCAGATCGAGGGCTAATCACCATTTCAGACGTGACAACCGGTCGCAGGCGGCCTTCAGGACGTCATCCTTCTTGGCGAAGCAGAACCTGACCAGGTCCTCCCCGCCCTCGTGATAGAAGGCGGAACCGGGAACGCTGGCCACCCCGCATTCCTTCAGGATTTGCAAGGCCTTTTCCTTGGAATCCCGTCCCGGAACGGAGCTGACGTCCGCCAGTACGTAATAGGAGCCCTGGGGCACGTGTGGGTACAGTCCGCCGTCGCGCAGGCCGCGCACCATCGTCTCTCGCTTGGCCTGGTACTGTTGACAGAGCCGCCGGTAGAACTCGCTCGATAGCCGGTCGATGCCCTTGGCCACGCCCACCTGCAACGGTGCCGGGGCGCACACGTACACCAGGTCGTTCATGTAACCGATCATGCGGGCCCATTTTCGGTCGCAGACGGCGTAACCGATGCGCCACCCGGTGATGCTGAACGTCTTCGAATAGCCGGAGATGACCACCACGCGGTCCCGGCTGTCGGCGAAGGAAAGGGGCGAGACGTGCTGGCGGTCGTCGTACACGAAGTACTCGTAGATCTCGTCGGAAAAGATAAAGAGGTCATGGTCCACGGCCAGGTCCGCGAGCGCCTTCAGCTCGTCGCGCCTGAACACCTTGCCCGAGGGGTTGGAGGGCGTGTTTACCACGATGGCCTTGGTCCGGGGTCCGATATGGTCCTTGATCGCTTCCAGGTCCAGCTCCCAATCCGGCGGATACGTGCTGACGAACACCGGCACCGCTTCCATGGCCAACAGCGTGTTCACATGATAGCCGTAGTACGGCTCGAGCACGATGACCTCGTCCCCGGGGTCCAGCAAGGCCATGCAGGTGCAGTAGAAAGCGCCAGTAGCTCCGGCTGAGCATACCACCTCGCCTTCCGGGTCAACGTCCAGGCGGTTGAACTCCTTGAACTTCTTCGAGATGGCCTGCCTCAATATCGGCAGCCCGTCGTACCGGGTGTAGGCGTTGATGCCGTCCAGCGCCGCCTGGTACGCCCCCTCGATGACCTCTGACGGGGTATCGGTGTCGCAGACCCCCTGGGCCAGGTTTATTCCTCCTACCCGGATGCATTCCAAGGTCATGTTCCTTATCTCGGACTGCACGATGAGCTGCGAACGTTGGCTGAAGTCACTTTTCATGGTCTCTGGAACTGCAAGGGGTCCGCGGAATTAAAATGGTATCTGGGCCTCCGATGCCACCGCCGTACGCTCCTACCCGATAATGGGATTGCTGCAAAGACTAATGATGTT comes from the Methanomassiliicoccales archaeon genome and includes:
- a CDS encoding cation diffusion facilitator family transporter, which produces MKKEQVAKLTVAGGLLIFAIKLIAYLISGSVALLSDALESIVNIVASVMMLVCVNIAMMPADADHKYGHQRAENISCLVEGILIIIAALLIILASVGRLFHPVPFTSIDLALVVSLTATALNGGLSYILSRSSRENGSIALEGDAKHLLSDVISSIGIVIGLFLAKITGWYILDPILALIVAALLVRMAISVLKKTTSDLMDHSLPEIEVIIEDVLKKQQGFLQYHDLKTRHVGDCVYAEMHICVHADSTVAEAHDLTERIEEALREKVPSIVVSIHMETERQIEG
- a CDS encoding pyridoxal phosphate-dependent aminotransferase, producing the protein MKSDFSQRSQLIVQSEIRNMTLECIRVGGINLAQGVCDTDTPSEVIEGAYQAALDGINAYTRYDGLPILRQAISKKFKEFNRLDVDPEGEVVCSAGATGAFYCTCMALLDPGDEVIVLEPYYGYHVNTLLAMEAVPVFVSTYPPDWELDLEAIKDHIGPRTKAIVVNTPSNPSGKVFRRDELKALADLAVDHDLFIFSDEIYEYFVYDDRQHVSPLSFADSRDRVVVISGYSKTFSITGWRIGYAVCDRKWARMIGYMNDLVYVCAPAPLQVGVAKGIDRLSSEFYRRLCQQYQAKRETMVRGLRDGGLYPHVPQGSYYVLADVSSVPGRDSKEKALQILKECGVASVPGSAFYHEGGEDLVRFCFAKKDDVLKAACDRLSRLKW